In the genome of Pontibacter actiniarum, the window CCTCCCTGCTGCGCGAGTACGCGGTCGCGCTCAAACTCCTCCTGGTTAAAGCCCGCCATCACTTTGATGTTGTTTTTGGCTCCCAGGTTCAGGGAGTAGGTGCCGTAGGCATTCAGAGCGTTATAGTAGTCTCGCCAGCGGTACTCGCTGAGGCGGTTTACGCCCACGGTCTGCAGGTCCATCCGCGCCCCCGTCAGATACTCAAACTCGTTGAGGCGGTAGGTTCTGGCAGTGTTGGTAATTCTGTTGCTGTAGTTAAAGTTAAGCTCCAGGTTCTCCAGCGGAGTGGCTCTGGCCCTGAAGGTGTTGGTAAACTCTTCGGTGTTGAAGCGCTGCCAGTTTTGGGCATCCTCCATCGCGGCCGGGCCGCCCTGCCCGTACAGGTCAAACGGCTTTCCGTCTACCTTATTCGGCAGGAACGGGAACAGCTGGTACCAGGTGGTCGTGCTCCAGATGCCGCCGTAGCCGTTACGGTAGCCACCGAAGTCCTCTTCTTTGTCGTGGTTGAACAGGATGTTGTCGGAGAGCTCCAGCCATTTCGTCGGCTTAAAGCTCACGTTGGCTTTCAGGTTGTAGCGATCCATGCCTGCGTCGGCAATGTTATTGATCGTCTCTCTTTCGAAAACTCTGCCCGAGAGGTAGCCCTTTATCTTGTCGCTGCCCCCGGACACCGAGATGTTGTGCATGTTGGAGTACTGGTATTTCTTGAACAGGTAGTCGTACCAGTTGGTCTTGTAAAAGAACTTGTAGGTGCCATTAGGCTGTAGCTCGTGGAAAGGCTCTATCTCGCCGTTGGCCACCATCCGAATCGCTTCCCAATCCAACTCGTTGTAGCCCGTGTAGCTGGTTCCGTTGTAACCAAAAAGGGCGGCATCCACCGTCTTGCCGTACACATAAGGGTCGGAGATGTAGTCGGTGCGGGTGGTGGGCGTGGTCCAGCCGAAGTTGTTGGTATAATTCACCACCATTTCGCCAGCCTTGCCTGTCTTGGTGGTGATCAAGATCACGCCAAAGGCACCTCTTGCCCCGTAGATTGCGGCGGAGGCGGCATCTTTCAGCACGGTCACGCTTTCGATATCCTGCGGGTTAACGCGGGTCAGGTTGCCCTCAATGCCGTCGATAAGCACGAGCAGGCCGCCGCCGTTAATGGAGTTAAAGCCCCTGATGTTGATGTCAGGCGTGGCTGTCGGGTCACCGGAGTTCATCTGGATGTTTAAGCCGGGCAGCAGGCCCTGCAAAGAGCTGGTGATGTCTGCGGAAGGGCGCAAGGCAATGTCTTCGGCATTCACCTGATCAACCGCACCGGTCAGGTTCGCTTTCTTCTGCGTGCCATAGCCTACGACTACCACCTCTTCCAGCGCCTTGGTATCTTCTGCAAGGGTTACGTTTATAATTGCCCGCCCGTTGGTTTCAACCTCCTGGGCCTGAAAGCCGATGTAGGAGAAGACAAGCGTACCGGCACCGCCTGGCACACCGATGGAGAAATTTCCTTCCGCGTCTGTTGAGGTTCCTTTGCTGGTTCCCTTCAGCACAACGGTTACGCCGGGCAGGCCAACGCCATCCTTATCGGTTACCTTTCCGCTTACAGCCACCTCCTCCTGCCGCTGCCGGGCAGGGGCAGGTTTTACCACAATGGTATTTTCCACCAGGCTGTACGTTAGCGGCTGGTTCTTGAAACACACCGCCAGCACGTGCTCCAGCGAGGCATCCTTTAGCTCAAGGGTCACCGGCCGGGCTTTCTCCAGCAGTTCATCGTTGTACAGGAAAAGGTAGCCGCTCTGTTTGCTGATGGCTTTGAAGACCTTTTCGAGGGAGGCATTCTGCTCATGAATGGAAATACCCTGTGAGAAGCCGTAGGCGTGCGCCTGCAGGTAGGTCACGAGCAAGGCAAAAACCACAAGCCTCCTGGCCGGCAACATCCGGTACAGAAGCGCGCGAAGCCCCCTACCGCTCTTGCGTAGTATATGTTGTTTCATAAAAGAAGGGTGTTTGGGTAAGTATGTTAAGTCTTATGTTAAATGGCCCATACTGGCGTTTCATCCGACACGCTCTGCGAGGCATGCCGCAGCCGTGGCCCCGCATCCCGTGAATGGCTTCTGGCCCTCTCATTCCTTAGTTGAGACCGTAACCTTTCTCCCTTCGGCTTTAAACCGGGTGGAGCCTGTCAGCTCCAGCATCTCCAATACTTTAGCCAGCGGCGTATTGCGGGAGATGATGCCGGAGAAGTGCTTGGAAGGCATTTCCTCGCCGTAGGCTACCTCTATGCCGTACCACCTCTCCAGTTGCCTCATCACAGTGGCGATTTCTGCCTTTTTGAAGTAAAACAGCCCGTTCTTCCAGGCCACCGCCTCGTCCACGTCCACCTCTTTGAGCAGAATCTCCTCTCCTATATTGGCTTGCTGGCCGGGTGCCATAAGCTTGCTCCTGTTGCCGTTCCCGACCTTTACCGACCCTTCCAGCAGCGTGGCCGTGATATTCCCTTCGTTGGGGTAAGCCATTATGTTGAAGTGCGTTCCCAGCACCTCCACCGTGGCCTTGTGCAGGTGTACCCGGAATGGCTGTTGCTGCTTTTTAGCTACTTCGAAGTAGGCCTCCCCGGTCAGCTCCACCACGCGCTCCTTCCCTGCAAAGGCTGATGGGAAATGCAGCGTAGATGCGGAGTTGAGCCATACTTTGCTGCCGTCTGGCAGCAGGATCTGGTACTGCCCGCCCACAGGGGTCGAGATGGTGTTGAAAAAGACCTGGCTGCTGCTGTTCTCGGCTATCTCAAAGGTTAGCAAACCGTCCTGCTTCGAGACTTTTACCCCCTGCTCCTCCCGTACCGTACCGTTGGGCATCTCCTCCAGCATAAAGACAGCGCCATCGCTGGTTGTCAGCATCGCTTTGTCTCCCCCTGGAAGTATGTCCGCTGCTTGCTGCTCCTGTACCTCCGCGGCTACAGCCTGTTGCTGATCATGCGTTCTTACCCGTGCCTGGTACAGTACCAGTGCCGCACAAAGTATAAATGCAATGGCCGCTGCGTACCTCCAGAGCGTGGTGCTTCTCCAGAAGCTTCTCTGCTCTTCCTGGGCTACTGTCTGGGAGGCAATCCGTTGCCAGGCCTGCTCTGTGTCTAGAGACGAGAAGAAGCGAAGTTCGTCCTCAAGTGCCTTTTCGTCTCTGACCTTATCAAAGAAGCGCCGGTTTTCCTCCGTCTCCTGTACCCACTGCGCCAGCTCTTCCTCCTCCAATGGCGTTAACTCGCCTTGCAGGTACCTGAGCAGAAGGTCGGCGCTGTTGTATTGCTTTTGGTTGTTCTCCATAGTGGCTTCGTTGAAGTAAAGACACCTTGGAAGGAAAAAGGGGTGAAAAGAATCTGAAATATTTTCAGAAATACATACATAATAATAGAGAAGGCACTGGCTTGGAAGGTTTGCCAACGCTGTAGCCCAGATAGGAGCAGCAGATTTCCTGCGTTGCCTTTCCCTTAACCGAAAAGTAACATTAAGTTAACCCGCCTGGTTGGCCAGCAAAATGGTTTTAGCAATAGCTTTGGGCTTCGAAACAAAGGTTAGGAAGGAACAGAACAAAGCGAGCAATAGCACAGTGACACAGCAGCTAAGCTATATAATAGTGGCAACAGCAATTTCAACTGAGCGAGCGCTTACTTTCAAACAAAACTTACGTTTTGTTATGTTTGATTATGCTGGCTTTCTTTGTATGTTTATCAGACGAAGGCATTATTTATACTTGACATCAAGGGCATCGCTGCGTTGCCACCTAAAGTATATGCCTTCGCCTGGGTTAGCCATAGCCATATTTACTATTCTTAAAGTATCAAAAGATGAGTGAAAACGAAGCCTCGGCTATTTCTGGAGATGAGTTAACCCTGAAGGAGCTTTTTGACAGGTACTATTCACGCCTGGTTTACTTTTCTGCCCAG includes:
- a CDS encoding FecR family protein; protein product: MENNQKQYNSADLLLRYLQGELTPLEEEELAQWVQETEENRRFFDKVRDEKALEDELRFFSSLDTEQAWQRIASQTVAQEEQRSFWRSTTLWRYAAAIAFILCAALVLYQARVRTHDQQQAVAAEVQEQQAADILPGGDKAMLTTSDGAVFMLEEMPNGTVREEQGVKVSKQDGLLTFEIAENSSSQVFFNTISTPVGGQYQILLPDGSKVWLNSASTLHFPSAFAGKERVVELTGEAYFEVAKKQQQPFRVHLHKATVEVLGTHFNIMAYPNEGNITATLLEGSVKVGNGNRSKLMAPGQQANIGEEILLKEVDVDEAVAWKNGLFYFKKAEIATVMRQLERWYGIEVAYGEEMPSKHFSGIISRNTPLAKVLEMLELTGSTRFKAEGRKVTVSTKE
- a CDS encoding TonB-dependent receptor, whose amino-acid sequence is MKQHILRKSGRGLRALLYRMLPARRLVVFALLVTYLQAHAYGFSQGISIHEQNASLEKVFKAISKQSGYLFLYNDELLEKARPVTLELKDASLEHVLAVCFKNQPLTYSLVENTIVVKPAPARQRQEEVAVSGKVTDKDGVGLPGVTVVLKGTSKGTSTDAEGNFSIGVPGGAGTLVFSYIGFQAQEVETNGRAIINVTLAEDTKALEEVVVVGYGTQKKANLTGAVDQVNAEDIALRPSADITSSLQGLLPGLNIQMNSGDPTATPDINIRGFNSINGGGLLVLIDGIEGNLTRVNPQDIESVTVLKDAASAAIYGARGAFGVILITTKTGKAGEMVVNYTNNFGWTTPTTRTDYISDPYVYGKTVDAALFGYNGTSYTGYNELDWEAIRMVANGEIEPFHELQPNGTYKFFYKTNWYDYLFKKYQYSNMHNISVSGGSDKIKGYLSGRVFERETINNIADAGMDRYNLKANVSFKPTKWLELSDNILFNHDKEEDFGGYRNGYGGIWSTTTWYQLFPFLPNKVDGKPFDLYGQGGPAAMEDAQNWQRFNTEEFTNTFRARATPLENLELNFNYSNRITNTARTYRLNEFEYLTGARMDLQTVGVNRLSEYRWRDYYNALNAYGTYSLNLGAKNNIKVMAGFNQEEFERDRVLAQQGGLLIRDLANLALGTELMTADGSSELWAVQGYFGRFNYDYDARYLLEVNARYDGSSRFPSESRWGWFPSVSVGWQVNRESFWQPIENTFSFLKLRASYGSLGNQNISTNTFQQTMSIGRSEWLDGGQQIIYAGAPAPLPKVVSWETTSTINFGADMGFFRNRLTASIDVYQKDTEDMYLPGTPLPGVFGATEPKENLASLRNRGFDLSLGYNNSFEVVGSPLAVRATASVTNFKGTITKFDNPNGLMSSYWEGQELGQIWGYHVDGQFQSDEEAIAYQNSFVNPSNSLGNVYNYILNVVQNNDWNQLRAGDIKYVDVDGDGRIDRGNYTLEDHGDLQPIGNAMPKFPFGFNVSASWKGLDLSVAGAGVAKQNWYPTGDIYWGTYQRPYLSFLRKDLVDNAWTPETPGNRYPQIERGYAALNSGRSLNEMNDYYLENIGYLRVKNLTLGYTLPEALTSRASIKKLRVYLSGENLFTWRFGNLTKYIDPEQAGSAIDYSNPGDAVNRADLRSYPMGKTYSMGINVTL